From Deltaproteobacteria bacterium, the proteins below share one genomic window:
- a CDS encoding outer membrane lipoprotein-sorting protein: protein MTKRLSLVAALVLACGSLTPAAALTGREVIDTAQKKNGFSTWRDRVLEATMETYTTTLARTREANVSEQTEPRGEHRTFMEFTAPADVTGTLFLHLSPRGEKDQQWVWTPSTRKARRLGDAARDENFMGTDLSYRDLELLVRIQQWNDSEATATLGPETEVDGKPCHVVGLEPKNKEFPYSRYRLWFGTGDFLLWKVEVYDLEGRLFKTVTMKRYERIQDYATALESNVANVQYGTHTLFKVRNVRYNTGVPDDTFAVANVQKGH, encoded by the coding sequence ATGACGAAGCGCCTCTCGCTGGTCGCTGCCCTCGTCCTCGCTTGCGGCTCGCTCACGCCGGCGGCCGCGCTCACCGGGCGCGAGGTCATCGACACCGCGCAGAAGAAGAACGGGTTCTCGACCTGGCGCGACCGGGTACTCGAGGCGACCATGGAGACCTACACGACCACGCTCGCGCGCACGCGCGAGGCGAACGTGAGCGAGCAGACCGAGCCGCGCGGCGAGCACCGCACCTTCATGGAGTTCACCGCGCCCGCCGACGTGACCGGGACGCTCTTCCTCCACCTCTCGCCGCGCGGCGAGAAGGACCAGCAGTGGGTGTGGACGCCGTCCACGCGCAAGGCGCGCCGCCTCGGTGACGCGGCGCGCGACGAGAACTTCATGGGCACCGATCTGAGCTACCGGGACCTCGAGCTCCTCGTGCGCATCCAGCAGTGGAACGACAGCGAGGCGACGGCGACGCTCGGGCCCGAGACCGAGGTCGACGGGAAACCCTGCCACGTGGTCGGGCTCGAGCCGAAGAACAAGGAGTTCCCGTACTCGCGCTACCGCCTGTGGTTCGGCACCGGCGACTTCCTGCTCTGGAAGGTCGAGGTGTACGACCTCGAGGGACGGCTCTTCAAGACCGTGACGATGAAGCGCTACGAGCGCATCCAGGACTACGCGACCGCGCTCGAGTCCAACGTCGCCAACGTCCAGTACGGCACGCACACCCTCTTCAAGGTCCGCAACGTGCGTTACAACACGGGCGTCCCGGACGACACGTTTGCGGTAGCGAACGTGCAGAAGGGACACTGA